From Drosophila suzukii chromosome 2R, CBGP_Dsuzu_IsoJpt1.0, whole genome shotgun sequence, a single genomic window includes:
- the Targ gene encoding monocarboxylate transporter 12 isoform X5 encodes MSTIWASSQLIVGYYFERYRPMATGFSCSGGGVGIVVFTFLNGYLVPMIGWRNMLRTQSALIMLILLMAIAYVEVAPTQVGLYHHSDLVESSSEEYYGNFYVQDYLRMSTQTAATRSVLSTYEPAEKKRGCAKFCPCFAKCCEKRQKKAEPEEERNLLIRPAPMERDDLFYTGPAEYEKPHSKEHLEGKEIHLHKNTQQVNYGIKKIHVDDKDDPSTSRVSRRRWAKEPETQKKMQGRCMATLVKLFDYHLLKRFEFQVLVASAFLYPLGFNIPFVYSFARTTIPKEYGRLIGPTIGITNVIMRNVCGFVAYKRRDWTTGICGAGLVYGGCAVFISAFYGQDLIWFQFLYGISYGVAPAVYSTLRGLIYVKYLGLPKLTNAFGITSLAMGVGAFVGTTIGGELIATTGNYTYAFIFAGLCLIGSGLLKLMLPALIKIRNRKAH; translated from the exons ATGAGCACGATCTGGGCGAGTTCCCAGCTGATCGTGGGGTACTACTTCGAGCGGTATCGTCCGATGGCCACTGGATTCTCCTGCAGCGGTGGAGGTGTTGGAATAGTCGTCTTCACATTCCTCAACGGCTATCTGGTGCCGATGATCGGTTGGAGGAACATGCTCCGCACACAGTCGGCACTGATCATGTTGATCCTGCTGATGGCCATTGCCTACGTGGAGGTGGCTCCCACTCAGGTGGGCCTGTACCACCATTCCGACCTGGTGGAGTCCAGTTCGGAGGAGTACTACGGCAACTTCTATGTGCAGGACTACTTGCGTATGTCCACCCAGACGGCAGCAACTCGGAGTGTCCTTAGCACGTATGAGCCGGCAGAAAAAAAGCGTGGGTGCGCCAAATTCTGCCCCTGCTTCGCCAAGTGCTGTGAGAAGAGGCAGAAGAAGGCGGAGCCCGAGGAGGAGCGCAATCTGCTCATCCGTCCAGCGCCCATGGAGCGGGATGATCTCTTCTACACGGGTCCCGCCGAATATGAAAAGCCTCATAGCAAAGAGCACCTCGAGGGCAAGGAGATCCACCTCCACAAGAAT ACCCAGCAGGTAAACTACGGcattaaaaaaattcatgTAGACGATAAGGACGACCCGTCTACTTCCAGAGTTAGTCGCAGAAGATGGGCTAAAGAACCTGAAACGCAAAAGAAGATGCAGGGCCGATGTATGGCCACCCTGGTAAAGCTCTTCGATTACCATCTGCTGAAAAGGTTCGAGTTCCAGGTGCTGGTGGCCTCCGCCTTTCTGTATCCGCTGGGTTTTAACATACCCTTCGTATACTCGTTCGCACGTACCACGATTCCCAAGGAATATGGGCGGCTTATAGGTCCCACCATCGGGATTACCAACGTTATAATGCGGAACGTCTGTGGGTTTGTGGCCTATAAGCGGCGTGATTGGACCACAGGCATTTGTGGTGCTGGCCTGGTTTACGGCGGATGTGCCGTCTTTATCAGTGCCTTCTATGGTCAGGACTTGATTTGGTTCCAGTTCCTCTACGGCATTTCCTATGGTGTTGCTCCAG CTGTATACTCCACCCTGCGAGGACTTATATATGTGAAATATCTGGGCCTGCCAAAGCTGACCAATGCCTTTGGGATAACCTCTTTGGCCATGGGTGTCGGTGCTTTTGTTGGCACCACTATTGGCGGAGAACTAATTGCCACTACGGGTAACTATACCTATGCCTTCATCTTTGCGGGACTGTGCCTCATAGGCTCCGGATTACTGAAACTAATGCTGCCCGCGCTGATAAAGATTCGCAACCGTAAAGCCCATTAA
- the Targ gene encoding monocarboxylate transporter 3 isoform X2, protein MVIPPDGGFGWLIMVLSFLAQMIIDGLIFTIGILLPFIAKDLDAEMTEVLFVASVQIGCYFTSGIFGAILINRFGFRKVAIAGVLSSSSMVLLASFSVNLVMLICFYSVLGGICMSTIWASSQLIVGYYFERYRPMATGFSCSGGGVGIVVFTFLNGYLVPMIGWRNMLRTQSALIMLILLMAIAYVEVAPTQVGLYHHSDLVESSSEEYYGNFYVQDYLRMSTQTAATRSVLSTYEPAEKKRGCAKFCPCFAKCCEKRQKKAEPEEERNLLIRPAPMERDDLFYTGPAEYEKPHSKEHLEGKEIHLHKNTQQVNYGIKKIHVDDKDDPSTSRVSRRRWAKEPETQKKMQGRCMATLVKLFDYHLLKRFEFQVLVASAFLYPLGFNIPFVYSFARTTIPKEYGRLIGPTIGITNVIMRNVCGFVAYKRRDWTTGICGAGLVYGGCAVFISAFYGQDLIWFQFLYGISYGVAPAVYSTLRGLIYVKYLGLPKLTNAFGITSLAMGVGAFVGTTIGGELIATTGNYTYAFIFAGLCLIGSGLLKLMLPALIKIRNRKAH, encoded by the exons ATGGTGATACCACCCGACGGCGGCTTCGGCTGGTTGATCATGGTGCTCTCCTTCCTTGCCCAGATGATCATCGACGGCCTTATTTTCACCATTGGCATCCTGTTGCCTTTTATAGCCAAGGATCTGGACGCGGAAATGACGGAGGTACTATTCGTGGCCAGTGTCCAGATTGGATGCTACTTCACGAGCGGTATATTTGGTGCCATCCTGATCAATCGCTTTGGTTTCCGCAAGGTGGCCATCGCCGGGGTCCTATCCTCCTCATCCATGGTCTTACTCGCCAGCTTCAGCGTCAACCTGGTCATGCTGATATGCTTTTACAGCGTCCTTG GTGGCATCTGCATGAGCACGATCTGGGCGAGTTCCCAGCTGATCGTGGGGTACTACTTCGAGCGGTATCGTCCGATGGCCACTGGATTCTCCTGCAGCGGTGGAGGTGTTGGAATAGTCGTCTTCACATTCCTCAACGGCTATCTGGTGCCGATGATCGGTTGGAGGAACATGCTCCGCACACAGTCGGCACTGATCATGTTGATCCTGCTGATGGCCATTGCCTACGTGGAGGTGGCTCCCACTCAGGTGGGCCTGTACCACCATTCCGACCTGGTGGAGTCCAGTTCGGAGGAGTACTACGGCAACTTCTATGTGCAGGACTACTTGCGTATGTCCACCCAGACGGCAGCAACTCGGAGTGTCCTTAGCACGTATGAGCCGGCAGAAAAAAAGCGTGGGTGCGCCAAATTCTGCCCCTGCTTCGCCAAGTGCTGTGAGAAGAGGCAGAAGAAGGCGGAGCCCGAGGAGGAGCGCAATCTGCTCATCCGTCCAGCGCCCATGGAGCGGGATGATCTCTTCTACACGGGTCCCGCCGAATATGAAAAGCCTCATAGCAAAGAGCACCTCGAGGGCAAGGAGATCCACCTCCACAAGAAT ACCCAGCAGGTAAACTACGGcattaaaaaaattcatgTAGACGATAAGGACGACCCGTCTACTTCCAGAGTTAGTCGCAGAAGATGGGCTAAAGAACCTGAAACGCAAAAGAAGATGCAGGGCCGATGTATGGCCACCCTGGTAAAGCTCTTCGATTACCATCTGCTGAAAAGGTTCGAGTTCCAGGTGCTGGTGGCCTCCGCCTTTCTGTATCCGCTGGGTTTTAACATACCCTTCGTATACTCGTTCGCACGTACCACGATTCCCAAGGAATATGGGCGGCTTATAGGTCCCACCATCGGGATTACCAACGTTATAATGCGGAACGTCTGTGGGTTTGTGGCCTATAAGCGGCGTGATTGGACCACAGGCATTTGTGGTGCTGGCCTGGTTTACGGCGGATGTGCCGTCTTTATCAGTGCCTTCTATGGTCAGGACTTGATTTGGTTCCAGTTCCTCTACGGCATTTCCTATGGTGTTGCTCCAG CTGTATACTCCACCCTGCGAGGACTTATATATGTGAAATATCTGGGCCTGCCAAAGCTGACCAATGCCTTTGGGATAACCTCTTTGGCCATGGGTGTCGGTGCTTTTGTTGGCACCACTATTGGCGGAGAACTAATTGCCACTACGGGTAACTATACCTATGCCTTCATCTTTGCGGGACTGTGCCTCATAGGCTCCGGATTACTGAAACTAATGCTGCCCGCGCTGATAAAGATTCGCAACCGTAAAGCCCATTAA
- the Targ gene encoding monocarboxylate transporter 9 isoform X1, with translation MSRNRRRSLPSSSVPSDEDQTTPAVQNGSSQRSRSLSRQDLLVQTSSIYENEKQTDQPQMVDVAVGTNARNPSSIILDWSTSRSSLRRLHWSTGDLPLRTFPHILVEASEGNEPKDSKPPTSSPIEPISEVPYVEPTFEKPPSSIGRPPSVKRTPASIETDRIASDSSVPSSFAQSSIAQDSRIKFASAASVESVTSISATEQYDREEPLITKTQKFFKKRAPLVPRYDSEDSYVIDKDIIQQDASVSAASAGYPLADTESPGSFSEYDADRRKNSEMLIDSGSGDSKESFDLIGGGRRLGSGMVFIYMVIPPDGGFGWLIMVLSFLAQMIIDGLIFTIGILLPFIAKDLDAEMTEVLFVASVQIGCYFTSGIFGAILINRFGFRKVAIAGVLSSSSMVLLASFSVNLVMLICFYSVLGGICMSTIWASSQLIVGYYFERYRPMATGFSCSGGGVGIVVFTFLNGYLVPMIGWRNMLRTQSALIMLILLMAIAYVEVAPTQVGLYHHSDLVESSSEEYYGNFYVQDYLRMSTQTAATRSVLSTYEPAEKKRGCAKFCPCFAKCCEKRQKKAEPEEERNLLIRPAPMERDDLFYTGPAEYEKPHSKEHLEGKEIHLHKNTQQVNYGIKKIHVDDKDDPSTSRVSRRRWAKEPETQKKMQGRCMATLVKLFDYHLLKRFEFQVLVASAFLYPLGFNIPFVYSFARTTIPKEYGRLIGPTIGITNVIMRNVCGFVAYKRRDWTTGICGAGLVYGGCAVFISAFYGQDLIWFQFLYGISYGVAPAVYSTLRGLIYVKYLGLPKLTNAFGITSLAMGVGAFVGTTIGGELIATTGNYTYAFIFAGLCLIGSGLLKLMLPALIKIRNRKAH, from the exons ATGAGCAGGAATCGTAGGCGGAG CTTACCCAGCAGTTCGGTGCCATCAGATGAAGACCAGACCACCCCTGCAGTGCAAAATGGAAGTAGCCAGAGGTCCAGATCCTTGTCCAGGCAGGATCTGTTGGTGCAAACCTCGTCCATTTACGAGAATGAAAAGCAGACAGATCAACCGCAGATGGTCGATGTGGCAGTGGGGACCAATGCAAGGAATCCCAGTTCAATAATCCTCGATTGGAGCACTTCAAGGTCTTCTCTTAGACGGTTGCACTGGAGTACAGGAGACCTGCCTCTCAGAACTTTTCCCCACATCCTTGTGGAGGCTTCAGAAGGCAATGAGCCTAAGGATAGCAAACCACCGACCTCCAGCCCCATTGAACCGATCTCCGAAGTGCCGTATGTGGAGCCCACTTTTGAGAAACCTCCCTCTTCCATTGGAAGACCTCCTTCTGTTAAACGGACTCCCGCATCTATAGAAACCGATCGGATTGCTTCAGATTCATCTGTTCCGTCCAGCTTTGCTCAGTCTTCCATTGCCCAAGACTCTAGAATAAAGTTCGCCTCTGCTGCATCCGTGGAGAGCGTGACCTCAATCAGTGCCACGGAACAATATGATAGGGAGGAACCGCTCATCACCAAAACGCAGaagttctttaaaaaaa GAGCCCCCTTGGTCCCGAGATACGATTCGGAGGACTCGTACGTCATTGACAAGGACATTATCCAACAGGACGCGTCCGTGTCCGCGGCCAGTGCGGGTTATCCTTTGGCGGACACCGAATCACCCGGATCATTCAGCGAATATGATGCGGATAGGCGGAAGAACAGCGAAATGTTGATCGACTCGGGTAGTGGAGATTCCAAAGAATCCTTCGACCTGATAGGCGGCGGAAGACGACTGGGCTCTGGTATGGTTTTT ATCTATATGGTGATACCACCCGACGGCGGCTTCGGCTGGTTGATCATGGTGCTCTCCTTCCTTGCCCAGATGATCATCGACGGCCTTATTTTCACCATTGGCATCCTGTTGCCTTTTATAGCCAAGGATCTGGACGCGGAAATGACGGAGGTACTATTCGTGGCCAGTGTCCAGATTGGATGCTACTTCACGAGCGGTATATTTGGTGCCATCCTGATCAATCGCTTTGGTTTCCGCAAGGTGGCCATCGCCGGGGTCCTATCCTCCTCATCCATGGTCTTACTCGCCAGCTTCAGCGTCAACCTGGTCATGCTGATATGCTTTTACAGCGTCCTTG GTGGCATCTGCATGAGCACGATCTGGGCGAGTTCCCAGCTGATCGTGGGGTACTACTTCGAGCGGTATCGTCCGATGGCCACTGGATTCTCCTGCAGCGGTGGAGGTGTTGGAATAGTCGTCTTCACATTCCTCAACGGCTATCTGGTGCCGATGATCGGTTGGAGGAACATGCTCCGCACACAGTCGGCACTGATCATGTTGATCCTGCTGATGGCCATTGCCTACGTGGAGGTGGCTCCCACTCAGGTGGGCCTGTACCACCATTCCGACCTGGTGGAGTCCAGTTCGGAGGAGTACTACGGCAACTTCTATGTGCAGGACTACTTGCGTATGTCCACCCAGACGGCAGCAACTCGGAGTGTCCTTAGCACGTATGAGCCGGCAGAAAAAAAGCGTGGGTGCGCCAAATTCTGCCCCTGCTTCGCCAAGTGCTGTGAGAAGAGGCAGAAGAAGGCGGAGCCCGAGGAGGAGCGCAATCTGCTCATCCGTCCAGCGCCCATGGAGCGGGATGATCTCTTCTACACGGGTCCCGCCGAATATGAAAAGCCTCATAGCAAAGAGCACCTCGAGGGCAAGGAGATCCACCTCCACAAGAAT ACCCAGCAGGTAAACTACGGcattaaaaaaattcatgTAGACGATAAGGACGACCCGTCTACTTCCAGAGTTAGTCGCAGAAGATGGGCTAAAGAACCTGAAACGCAAAAGAAGATGCAGGGCCGATGTATGGCCACCCTGGTAAAGCTCTTCGATTACCATCTGCTGAAAAGGTTCGAGTTCCAGGTGCTGGTGGCCTCCGCCTTTCTGTATCCGCTGGGTTTTAACATACCCTTCGTATACTCGTTCGCACGTACCACGATTCCCAAGGAATATGGGCGGCTTATAGGTCCCACCATCGGGATTACCAACGTTATAATGCGGAACGTCTGTGGGTTTGTGGCCTATAAGCGGCGTGATTGGACCACAGGCATTTGTGGTGCTGGCCTGGTTTACGGCGGATGTGCCGTCTTTATCAGTGCCTTCTATGGTCAGGACTTGATTTGGTTCCAGTTCCTCTACGGCATTTCCTATGGTGTTGCTCCAG CTGTATACTCCACCCTGCGAGGACTTATATATGTGAAATATCTGGGCCTGCCAAAGCTGACCAATGCCTTTGGGATAACCTCTTTGGCCATGGGTGTCGGTGCTTTTGTTGGCACCACTATTGGCGGAGAACTAATTGCCACTACGGGTAACTATACCTATGCCTTCATCTTTGCGGGACTGTGCCTCATAGGCTCCGGATTACTGAAACTAATGCTGCCCGCGCTGATAAAGATTCGCAACCGTAAAGCCCATTAA
- the Targ gene encoding uncharacterized protein Targ isoform X3 → MSRNRRRSLPSSSVPSDEDQTTPAVQNGSSQRSRSLSRQDLLVQTSSIYENEKQTDQPQMVDVAVGTNARNPSSIILDWSTSRSSLRRLHWSTGDLPLRTFPHILVEASEGNEPKDSKPPTSSPIEPISEVPYVEPTFEKPPSSIGRPPSVKRTPASIETDRIASDSSVPSSFAQSSIAQDSRIKFASAASVESVTSISATEQYDREEPLITKTQKFFKKRAPLVPRYDSEDSYVIDKDIIQQDASVSAASAGYPLADTESPGSFSEYDADRRKNSEMLIDSGSGDSKESFDLIGGGRRLGSGMVFIYMVIPPDGGFGWLIMVLSFLAQMIIDGLIFTIGILLPFIAKDLDAEMTEVLFVASVQIGCYFTSGIFGAILINRFGFRKVAIAGVLSSSSMVLLASFSVNLVMLICFYSVLGGLIIRWHLHEHDLGEFPADRGVLLRAVSSDGHWILLQRWRCWNSRLHIPQRLSGADDRLEEHAPHTVGTDHVDPADGHCLRGGGSHSGGPVPPFRPGGVQFGGVLRQLLCAGLLAYVHPDGSNSECP, encoded by the exons ATGAGCAGGAATCGTAGGCGGAG CTTACCCAGCAGTTCGGTGCCATCAGATGAAGACCAGACCACCCCTGCAGTGCAAAATGGAAGTAGCCAGAGGTCCAGATCCTTGTCCAGGCAGGATCTGTTGGTGCAAACCTCGTCCATTTACGAGAATGAAAAGCAGACAGATCAACCGCAGATGGTCGATGTGGCAGTGGGGACCAATGCAAGGAATCCCAGTTCAATAATCCTCGATTGGAGCACTTCAAGGTCTTCTCTTAGACGGTTGCACTGGAGTACAGGAGACCTGCCTCTCAGAACTTTTCCCCACATCCTTGTGGAGGCTTCAGAAGGCAATGAGCCTAAGGATAGCAAACCACCGACCTCCAGCCCCATTGAACCGATCTCCGAAGTGCCGTATGTGGAGCCCACTTTTGAGAAACCTCCCTCTTCCATTGGAAGACCTCCTTCTGTTAAACGGACTCCCGCATCTATAGAAACCGATCGGATTGCTTCAGATTCATCTGTTCCGTCCAGCTTTGCTCAGTCTTCCATTGCCCAAGACTCTAGAATAAAGTTCGCCTCTGCTGCATCCGTGGAGAGCGTGACCTCAATCAGTGCCACGGAACAATATGATAGGGAGGAACCGCTCATCACCAAAACGCAGaagttctttaaaaaaa GAGCCCCCTTGGTCCCGAGATACGATTCGGAGGACTCGTACGTCATTGACAAGGACATTATCCAACAGGACGCGTCCGTGTCCGCGGCCAGTGCGGGTTATCCTTTGGCGGACACCGAATCACCCGGATCATTCAGCGAATATGATGCGGATAGGCGGAAGAACAGCGAAATGTTGATCGACTCGGGTAGTGGAGATTCCAAAGAATCCTTCGACCTGATAGGCGGCGGAAGACGACTGGGCTCTGGTATGGTTTTT ATCTATATGGTGATACCACCCGACGGCGGCTTCGGCTGGTTGATCATGGTGCTCTCCTTCCTTGCCCAGATGATCATCGACGGCCTTATTTTCACCATTGGCATCCTGTTGCCTTTTATAGCCAAGGATCTGGACGCGGAAATGACGGAGGTACTATTCGTGGCCAGTGTCCAGATTGGATGCTACTTCACGAGCGGTATATTTGGTGCCATCCTGATCAATCGCTTTGGTTTCCGCAAGGTGGCCATCGCCGGGGTCCTATCCTCCTCATCCATGGTCTTACTCGCCAGCTTCAGCGTCAACCTGGTCATGCTGATATGCTTTTACAGCGTCCTTGGTGGGTTGATCATCAG GTGGCATCTGCATGAGCACGATCTGGGCGAGTTCCCAGCTGATCGTGGGGTACTACTTCGAGCGGTATCGTCCGATGGCCACTGGATTCTCCTGCAGCGGTGGAGGTGTTGGAATAGTCGTCTTCACATTCCTCAACGGCTATCTGGTGCCGATGATCGGTTGGAGGAACATGCTCCGCACACAGTCGGCACTGATCATGTTGATCCTGCTGATGGCCATTGCCTACGTGGAGGTGGCTCCCACTCAGGTGGGCCTGTACCACCATTCCGACCTGGTGGAGTCCAGTTCGGAGGAGTACTACGGCAACTTCTATGTGCAGGACTACTTGCGTATGTCCACCCAGACGGCAGCAACTCGGAGTGTCCTTAG
- the Targ gene encoding uncharacterized protein Targ isoform X4, with protein MSRNRRRSLPSSSVPSDEDQTTPAVQNGSSQRSRSLSRQDLLVQTSSIYENEKQTDQPQMVDVAVGTNARNPSSIILDWSTSRSSLRRLHWSTGDLPLRTFPHILVEASEGNEPKDSKPPTSSPIEPISEVPYVEPTFEKPPSSIGRPPSVKRTPASIETDRIASDSSVPSSFAQSSIAQDSRIKFASAASVESVTSISATEQYDREEPLITKTQKFFKKRAPLVPRYDSEDSYVIDKDIIQQDASVSAASAGYPLADTESPGSFSEYDADRRKNSEMLIDSGSGDSKESFDLIGGGRRLGSGMVFVNLYGDTTRRRLRLVDHGALLPCPDDHRRPYFHHWHPVAFYSQGSGRGNDGGTIRGQCPDWMLLHERYIWCHPDQSLWFPQGGHRRGPILLIHGLTRQLQRQPGHADMLLQRPWWHLHEHDLGEFPADRGVLLRAVSSDGHWILLQRWRCWNSRLHIPQRLSGADDRLEEHAPHTVGTDHVDPADGHCLRGGGSHSGGPVPPFRPGGVQFGGVLRQLLCAGLLAYVHPDGSNSECP; from the exons ATGAGCAGGAATCGTAGGCGGAG CTTACCCAGCAGTTCGGTGCCATCAGATGAAGACCAGACCACCCCTGCAGTGCAAAATGGAAGTAGCCAGAGGTCCAGATCCTTGTCCAGGCAGGATCTGTTGGTGCAAACCTCGTCCATTTACGAGAATGAAAAGCAGACAGATCAACCGCAGATGGTCGATGTGGCAGTGGGGACCAATGCAAGGAATCCCAGTTCAATAATCCTCGATTGGAGCACTTCAAGGTCTTCTCTTAGACGGTTGCACTGGAGTACAGGAGACCTGCCTCTCAGAACTTTTCCCCACATCCTTGTGGAGGCTTCAGAAGGCAATGAGCCTAAGGATAGCAAACCACCGACCTCCAGCCCCATTGAACCGATCTCCGAAGTGCCGTATGTGGAGCCCACTTTTGAGAAACCTCCCTCTTCCATTGGAAGACCTCCTTCTGTTAAACGGACTCCCGCATCTATAGAAACCGATCGGATTGCTTCAGATTCATCTGTTCCGTCCAGCTTTGCTCAGTCTTCCATTGCCCAAGACTCTAGAATAAAGTTCGCCTCTGCTGCATCCGTGGAGAGCGTGACCTCAATCAGTGCCACGGAACAATATGATAGGGAGGAACCGCTCATCACCAAAACGCAGaagttctttaaaaaaa GAGCCCCCTTGGTCCCGAGATACGATTCGGAGGACTCGTACGTCATTGACAAGGACATTATCCAACAGGACGCGTCCGTGTCCGCGGCCAGTGCGGGTTATCCTTTGGCGGACACCGAATCACCCGGATCATTCAGCGAATATGATGCGGATAGGCGGAAGAACAGCGAAATGTTGATCGACTCGGGTAGTGGAGATTCCAAAGAATCCTTCGACCTGATAGGCGGCGGAAGACGACTGGGCTCTGGTATGGTTTTTGTAA ATCTATATGGTGATACCACCCGACGGCGGCTTCGGCTGGTTGATCATGGTGCTCTCCTTCCTTGCCCAGATGATCATCGACGGCCTTATTTTCACCATTGGCATCCTGTTGCCTTTTATAGCCAAGGATCTGGACGCGGAAATGACGGAGGTACTATTCGTGGCCAGTGTCCAGATTGGATGCTACTTCACGAGCGGTATATTTGGTGCCATCCTGATCAATCGCTTTGGTTTCCGCAAGGTGGCCATCGCCGGGGTCCTATCCTCCTCATCCATGGTCTTACTCGCCAGCTTCAGCGTCAACCTGGTCATGCTGATATGCTTTTACAGCGTCCTTG GTGGCATCTGCATGAGCACGATCTGGGCGAGTTCCCAGCTGATCGTGGGGTACTACTTCGAGCGGTATCGTCCGATGGCCACTGGATTCTCCTGCAGCGGTGGAGGTGTTGGAATAGTCGTCTTCACATTCCTCAACGGCTATCTGGTGCCGATGATCGGTTGGAGGAACATGCTCCGCACACAGTCGGCACTGATCATGTTGATCCTGCTGATGGCCATTGCCTACGTGGAGGTGGCTCCCACTCAGGTGGGCCTGTACCACCATTCCGACCTGGTGGAGTCCAGTTCGGAGGAGTACTACGGCAACTTCTATGTGCAGGACTACTTGCGTATGTCCACCCAGACGGCAGCAACTCGGAGTGTCCTTAG
- the Targ gene encoding uncharacterized protein Targ isoform X6 encodes MSRNRRRSLPSSSVPSDEDQTTPAVQNGSSQRSRSLSRQDLLVQTSSIYENEKQTDQPQMVDVAVGTNARNPSSIILDWSTSRSSLRRLHWSTGDLPLRTFPHILVEASEGNEPKDSKPPTSSPIEPISEVPYVEPTFEKPPSSIGRPPSVKRTPASIETDRIASDSSVPSSFAQSSIAQDSRIKFASAASVESVTSISATEQYDREEPLITKTQKFFKKRAPLVPRYDSEDSYVIDKDIIQQDASVSAASAGYPLADTESPGSFSEYDADRRKNSEMLIDSGSGDSKESFDLIGGGRRLGSGMVFVNLYGDTTRRRLRLVDHGALLPCPDDHRRPYFHHWHPVAFYSQGSGRGNDGGTIRGQCPDWMLLHERYIWCHPDQSLWFPQGGHRRGPILLIHGLTRQLQRQPGHADMLLQRPWWVDHQVASA; translated from the exons ATGAGCAGGAATCGTAGGCGGAG CTTACCCAGCAGTTCGGTGCCATCAGATGAAGACCAGACCACCCCTGCAGTGCAAAATGGAAGTAGCCAGAGGTCCAGATCCTTGTCCAGGCAGGATCTGTTGGTGCAAACCTCGTCCATTTACGAGAATGAAAAGCAGACAGATCAACCGCAGATGGTCGATGTGGCAGTGGGGACCAATGCAAGGAATCCCAGTTCAATAATCCTCGATTGGAGCACTTCAAGGTCTTCTCTTAGACGGTTGCACTGGAGTACAGGAGACCTGCCTCTCAGAACTTTTCCCCACATCCTTGTGGAGGCTTCAGAAGGCAATGAGCCTAAGGATAGCAAACCACCGACCTCCAGCCCCATTGAACCGATCTCCGAAGTGCCGTATGTGGAGCCCACTTTTGAGAAACCTCCCTCTTCCATTGGAAGACCTCCTTCTGTTAAACGGACTCCCGCATCTATAGAAACCGATCGGATTGCTTCAGATTCATCTGTTCCGTCCAGCTTTGCTCAGTCTTCCATTGCCCAAGACTCTAGAATAAAGTTCGCCTCTGCTGCATCCGTGGAGAGCGTGACCTCAATCAGTGCCACGGAACAATATGATAGGGAGGAACCGCTCATCACCAAAACGCAGaagttctttaaaaaaa GAGCCCCCTTGGTCCCGAGATACGATTCGGAGGACTCGTACGTCATTGACAAGGACATTATCCAACAGGACGCGTCCGTGTCCGCGGCCAGTGCGGGTTATCCTTTGGCGGACACCGAATCACCCGGATCATTCAGCGAATATGATGCGGATAGGCGGAAGAACAGCGAAATGTTGATCGACTCGGGTAGTGGAGATTCCAAAGAATCCTTCGACCTGATAGGCGGCGGAAGACGACTGGGCTCTGGTATGGTTTTTGTAA ATCTATATGGTGATACCACCCGACGGCGGCTTCGGCTGGTTGATCATGGTGCTCTCCTTCCTTGCCCAGATGATCATCGACGGCCTTATTTTCACCATTGGCATCCTGTTGCCTTTTATAGCCAAGGATCTGGACGCGGAAATGACGGAGGTACTATTCGTGGCCAGTGTCCAGATTGGATGCTACTTCACGAGCGGTATATTTGGTGCCATCCTGATCAATCGCTTTGGTTTCCGCAAGGTGGCCATCGCCGGGGTCCTATCCTCCTCATCCATGGTCTTACTCGCCAGCTTCAGCGTCAACCTGGTCATGCTGATATGCTTTTACAGCGTCCTTGGTGGGTTGATCATCAG GTGGCATCTGCATGA